From the genome of Novosphingobium sp. TH158, one region includes:
- a CDS encoding DUF6628 family protein — translation MHRPDAIACQLPLPVPQEAGLRLMLMLFRRLATHGLRDGRAIMLAVDGFGTGFRRPLVLLRAFLAELATRSGRQITVAPCCALRMTMDEARVLGVLAAAGSADDCAAHHLRMLTDRFDVAEPLSAAAALNAALADLGRPLELRP, via the coding sequence ATGCACCGGCCCGATGCGATTGCCTGCCAGCTGCCCCTGCCCGTCCCGCAGGAGGCGGGCCTGCGGCTGATGCTCATGCTGTTCCGCCGCCTGGCCACGCATGGCCTGCGCGATGGCCGGGCCATCATGCTGGCAGTGGACGGATTTGGCACCGGATTCCGCCGGCCGCTGGTGCTGCTGCGCGCCTTTTTAGCCGAACTTGCCACACGGTCCGGGCGGCAGATCACGGTTGCGCCGTGCTGCGCGCTGCGGATGACGATGGACGAGGCCCGCGTGCTGGGCGTGCTCGCCGCGGCAGGTAGCGCGGACGACTGTGCCGCCCATCACTTGCGCATGCTGACCGACCGTTTCGACGTGGCCGAGCCGCTTTCGGCGGCAGCGGCGCTGAACGCGGCCCTGGCCGACCTTGGCCGACCGCTGGAGCTGCGCCCCTAG
- a CDS encoding VOC family protein, with the protein MIRGIHHVGIHCHDIDRMIAFYSEALGFEMVGQFDWANDAKLDHIVALEQSVARGAMMKSGTCYIELFQYAAPAPRNTQALTAADKGYTHICIDTDNIEEDFPRLIAAGLQVDGRDWVDMGHVRTLYCRDPEGNLIELQQCMPGNGMELKDAGKSGPAG; encoded by the coding sequence ATGATCCGCGGCATCCATCACGTCGGCATCCATTGCCACGACATCGACCGCATGATCGCCTTCTACAGCGAGGCGCTGGGCTTCGAGATGGTCGGTCAGTTCGACTGGGCCAATGACGCAAAGCTCGATCATATCGTCGCGCTTGAGCAGTCCGTCGCGCGCGGGGCGATGATGAAATCGGGCACCTGCTATATCGAGCTGTTTCAGTATGCCGCCCCGGCCCCGCGCAATACCCAGGCGCTGACGGCAGCGGACAAGGGCTATACCCACATCTGCATAGATACCGACAACATCGAGGAAGACTTCCCCCGCCTGATCGCCGCCGGGCTGCAGGTTGACGGGCGCGACTGGGTGGACATGGGCCACGTCCGCACGCTCTATTGCCGCGATCCCGAAGGCAACCTCATCGAACTGCAGCAATGCATGCCGGGCAACGGCATGGAACTGAAGGATGCGGGCAAGTCCGGGCCGGCTGGCTAG
- a CDS encoding phospholipid carrier-dependent glycosyltransferase, with amino-acid sequence MQPARLYTPELFRTDKDPWRWCLAICAAFLALLWIRLHIPSKIYFDEVHYVKAARVLLSMERPQNPEHPLVGKELLAAGIALFGDNPRAWRIMPALFGTLGLFAFSRLMWAASQRRLATILGTVLLATNFTWFIQSRIAMLDIFMATFAMLAFWQIAAALRWQEQARWRLALAGLFLGLAMGSKWSVVGPAMVPGLAMLLLSLVHRRKGFLFSAKGPPIAGISLAEAAVWLGIVPLLVYFATFWPAFHYARNPVDPWGIVQYQGYMVQLQDSVTKKHNYMSTWWQWVLDIRAVWYLYEKVDGTQRGIVLIGNPVAMWGGLAGLGWCLWAGLRRGRKDALGLAVLYLVAIGMWVGNRKPVQFYYHYLLPGAFLMGCLALALDQFWRREDRWRWLGMGTLAAALAVFAWFLPIISAAELSGGRKSYETWMWLPSWR; translated from the coding sequence GTGCAGCCCGCCCGCCTCTACACTCCCGAACTGTTCAGGACGGACAAGGACCCATGGCGCTGGTGCCTGGCCATCTGCGCCGCCTTCCTGGCGCTGCTGTGGATCCGCCTGCACATCCCCTCGAAGATCTATTTCGACGAGGTGCATTACGTGAAGGCAGCGCGGGTGCTGCTGAGCATGGAGCGCCCGCAGAACCCCGAACATCCGTTGGTGGGCAAGGAACTGCTGGCCGCCGGCATTGCCCTGTTCGGCGATAATCCCAGGGCATGGCGGATCATGCCTGCCCTGTTCGGTACGCTGGGCCTGTTCGCTTTTTCCCGGCTGATGTGGGCGGCAAGCCAGCGCCGACTGGCGACGATCCTGGGCACCGTTCTGCTGGCAACCAACTTCACCTGGTTCATCCAGAGCCGCATCGCCATGCTCGACATTTTCATGGCCACATTTGCCATGCTGGCCTTCTGGCAGATTGCCGCCGCGCTGCGCTGGCAGGAGCAGGCGCGATGGCGACTGGCGCTGGCGGGCCTGTTCCTGGGGCTGGCGATGGGATCGAAATGGTCGGTCGTCGGACCGGCGATGGTCCCCGGGCTGGCCATGCTGTTGCTCAGCCTGGTCCACCGCCGCAAGGGCTTCCTGTTTTCCGCCAAGGGGCCGCCGATCGCCGGAATCAGCCTGGCCGAGGCGGCGGTCTGGCTGGGGATCGTGCCCCTGCTGGTCTATTTCGCGACCTTCTGGCCGGCCTTCCACTATGCCAGGAACCCGGTCGATCCCTGGGGTATCGTCCAGTATCAGGGCTATATGGTCCAGCTGCAGGACAGCGTGACCAAGAAGCACAATTACATGAGCACCTGGTGGCAATGGGTGCTGGATATCCGCGCCGTCTGGTACCTGTATGAAAAGGTGGACGGCACCCAGCGCGGCATCGTGCTGATCGGCAATCCGGTGGCCATGTGGGGCGGTCTCGCGGGCCTGGGCTGGTGCCTCTGGGCCGGGCTGCGCCGGGGGCGCAAGGATGCCCTTGGCCTTGCCGTGCTCTACCTTGTCGCCATCGGCATGTGGGTGGGCAACCGCAAGCCCGTGCAGTTCTATTACCATTACCTGCTGCCGGGCGCCTTCCTGATGGGCTGCCTTGCCCTCGCGCTCGACCAGTTCTGGCGCCGCGAGGACCGCTGGCGCTGGCTGGGCATGGGAACGCTCGCTGCGGCGCTCGCCGTCTTTGCGTGGTTCCTGCCGATCATCTCCGCCGCCGAGCTTTCCGGTGGCCGCAAGAGCTATGAAACCTGGATGTGGCTGCCTAGCTGGCGCTGA
- the leuB gene encoding 3-isopropylmalate dehydrogenase: MKIAVFAGDGIGPEVVREAVRVLEALALPGVELLEGDVGGAAWRKHGHPLPPQTLEIAHAADAILFGSVGDFECDTLERHLRPEQAILGLRKELTLFANLRPATVFKGLEDLTTLRPEVASAIDMLIVRELNGDVYFGEKGIRTLDDGRRQGWDMMSYAEDEVRRIAHVAFRAAQGRRGKLCSVDKANVLETSQLWRDVVIEVAAEYPDVELSHMYVDNAAMQLVKNPGQFDVIVTGNIFGDILSDQASMCVGSIGLLASAALGETQTQYGTKGLYEPIHGSAPDIAGQDKANPMAQILSAAMMLRHSFGLEAEAARIEAAVAKALADGIKGGDLGGSHGTRAIGDAVLARL, encoded by the coding sequence ATGAAGATCGCGGTTTTCGCCGGTGACGGCATCGGCCCGGAAGTCGTTCGCGAGGCAGTTCGCGTTCTGGAAGCGCTGGCACTGCCGGGCGTGGAGCTGCTGGAAGGCGATGTGGGCGGCGCTGCCTGGCGCAAGCATGGCCATCCCCTGCCGCCGCAGACGCTGGAAATCGCGCATGCTGCCGATGCCATCCTGTTCGGCTCGGTCGGCGATTTCGAATGCGACACGCTGGAACGCCACCTTCGCCCGGAACAGGCCATCCTGGGCCTGCGCAAGGAGCTGACGCTGTTCGCCAACCTGCGCCCCGCCACCGTGTTCAAGGGCCTGGAAGACCTCACCACCCTGCGCCCCGAAGTCGCCAGCGCCATCGACATGCTGATCGTGCGCGAGCTGAACGGCGACGTCTATTTCGGCGAGAAGGGCATCCGCACGCTGGATGATGGCCGCCGCCAGGGCTGGGACATGATGTCCTATGCCGAGGACGAGGTGCGCCGCATCGCCCATGTCGCTTTCCGCGCGGCGCAGGGCCGTCGTGGCAAGCTGTGCTCGGTGGACAAGGCCAACGTGCTTGAAACCTCGCAGCTGTGGCGCGACGTGGTGATCGAGGTTGCCGCCGAATACCCGGACGTCGAGCTCAGCCACATGTATGTCGATAATGCCGCCATGCAGCTGGTGAAGAACCCCGGCCAGTTCGACGTGATCGTTACCGGCAACATCTTCGGCGATATCCTCTCCGACCAGGCTTCGATGTGCGTCGGCTCGATTGGCCTGCTCGCCTCGGCCGCGCTGGGCGAGACGCAGACGCAGTACGGCACCAAGGGCCTCTACGAGCCGATCCACGGCTCCGCCCCCGATATCGCCGGGCAGGACAAGGCCAACCCGATGGCGCAGATCCTTTCCGCCGCGATGATGCTGCGCCATTCCTTCGGGCTCGAGGCCGAGGCGGCACGGATAGAGGCTGCGGTGGCCAAGGCGCTGGCCGACGGCATCAAGGGCGGCGATCTTGGCGGCAGCCACGGCACGCGTGCCATCGGCGATGCCGTTCTGGCGCGGTTGTAA
- a CDS encoding LysR family transcriptional regulator, translating to MKRTHLPLNALRVFDAAARHLSFTRAADELAVTPAAVGQQIRALEDLLGVVLFRRTSKGLELTDEANAGLEALRSGFLQFEDAVQAMQAGQASHVYTIAAPRDFLAVWLAPRLAEFRKGNPEVRYVLLDGEDVDFTEANLDLAVRWTEGPGDLEGMQLGPAERVIVGDGCWISWPGDPAPQGEGGEEPPIHVGDAGLALASAAAGLGRARVPALLARQWHAAGRIASLGETEQCRRAYWLVAPLPQWRQKKVKALIEALAAG from the coding sequence GTGAAGCGCACCCACCTGCCTCTTAACGCCCTGCGCGTCTTCGATGCCGCCGCGCGGCACCTGTCGTTTACCCGCGCCGCGGATGAGCTGGCGGTGACGCCTGCCGCCGTCGGCCAGCAGATCCGCGCGCTGGAAGACCTGCTGGGCGTCGTCCTTTTCCGCCGCACGTCCAAGGGGCTCGAGCTGACGGACGAGGCGAACGCCGGGCTTGAGGCCCTGCGATCGGGCTTCCTGCAATTCGAGGATGCCGTGCAGGCCATGCAGGCCGGGCAGGCAAGCCATGTCTATACCATTGCCGCACCGCGCGATTTCCTTGCCGTGTGGCTGGCCCCCCGGCTGGCCGAGTTCCGCAAGGGCAATCCGGAGGTGCGTTACGTCCTGCTCGATGGCGAGGATGTCGATTTCACCGAGGCGAACCTCGATCTTGCCGTCCGCTGGACCGAGGGGCCCGGCGATCTCGAGGGTATGCAGCTTGGCCCGGCCGAACGGGTGATCGTCGGTGACGGATGCTGGATCTCCTGGCCGGGCGACCCTGCGCCGCAGGGTGAAGGGGGCGAAGAGCCGCCGATCCACGTGGGCGATGCCGGCCTTGCGCTCGCCTCGGCAGCGGCGGGCCTTGGCAGGGCCCGCGTGCCGGCACTGCTGGCGCGCCAATGGCATGCTGCCGGACGCATCGCGTCGCTGGGTGAAACCGAACAGTGCCGCCGCGCCTACTGGCTGGTGGCGCCGCTGCCCCAGTGGCGGCAGAAGAAGGTCAAGGCGCTGATCGAGGCGCTGGCGGCAGGCTAG
- the apaG gene encoding Co2+/Mg2+ efflux protein ApaG, producing MEQFFQHAAMTDGITVRVAVNFLPEQSRIEAGKWFWVYHIRIENHGARAVQLLTRHWKITDGRGMVNLVEGEGVVGEQPLIRPGGSHDYVSGCPLATPSGSMEGHYTFLDEDGETFEAAIPFFPLTAPAGVNSPNDLH from the coding sequence ATGGAGCAGTTCTTCCAGCACGCCGCCATGACCGACGGGATTACCGTGCGAGTCGCGGTCAATTTCCTCCCCGAACAATCGCGGATCGAGGCGGGCAAGTGGTTCTGGGTCTACCACATTCGCATTGAAAACCATGGCGCTCGCGCCGTGCAGCTGCTCACCCGCCACTGGAAGATCACGGACGGCCGCGGCATGGTCAACCTTGTCGAAGGCGAAGGCGTTGTCGGCGAACAGCCGCTGATTCGCCCCGGCGGTAGCCACGATTACGTCTCCGGCTGCCCGCTCGCCACCCCCAGCGGCTCGATGGAAGGGCACTACACCTTCCTGGACGAGGACGGCGAAACCTTCGAGGCGGCCATTCCCTTCTTCCCGCTGACGGCACCGGCGGGGGTCAATTCGCCCAACGACCTGCACTGA
- a CDS encoding DNA repair protein RecO, whose amino-acid sequence MHLTAPAIVCAVRLHGETGAVVRVLTEEHGMVAGYVPGARGRTLRPVLIPGNRVSAELSVRSESQLPSLRLELVESRGPWLGEPLAASAIGWATALAAASLPERHAYPALYSALGALLDAVCHAPSARGWAAALAGYEALLLRELGYGAPAGLPDPDDFPAVLALLDRLGPVIARYPLADRRSDVMGARAVLRERLGRIE is encoded by the coding sequence CTGCACCTGACTGCCCCGGCCATTGTCTGCGCCGTCCGCCTGCATGGCGAGACCGGCGCGGTGGTGCGCGTGCTGACCGAAGAGCACGGCATGGTCGCCGGCTATGTTCCCGGTGCGCGCGGGCGGACGCTGCGTCCGGTGCTGATCCCGGGCAATCGCGTTTCGGCAGAACTCTCGGTCCGTTCGGAAAGCCAGCTTCCCTCGCTGCGGCTGGAACTGGTCGAAAGCCGCGGACCCTGGCTGGGCGAGCCGCTGGCCGCCTCGGCAATCGGCTGGGCGACGGCGCTGGCCGCTGCCTCGCTGCCCGAACGCCATGCCTATCCGGCGCTCTATTCCGCGCTCGGCGCGCTGCTCGATGCCGTCTGCCATGCCCCCTCGGCGCGCGGCTGGGCAGCGGCGCTGGCGGGGTATGAGGCGCTATTGCTGCGCGAACTGGGCTATGGCGCGCCTGCCGGGCTTCCCGATCCCGATGACTTTCCCGCCGTGCTGGCCCTGCTCGACCGGCTTGGCCCGGTGATCGCGCGCTATCCGCTTGCCGATCGCCGCTCGGATGTTATGGGGGCGCGCGCCGTTCTCAGGGAGCGGCTCGGCAGGATCGAATAG
- a CDS encoding PLP-dependent aspartate aminotransferase family protein translates to MKRDTGQNRSITAKWRQATRAVRGGTWRSEQGETSEAIFMTSGYSYDDAHTPAARFAGELPGMTYSRTQNPSVQMLEERIALMEGAEACRVQASGMAAMSTAMLCQLSVGDHMVVARAAFGPTRWVTDNLLPRFGIECTAVDGRDLDQWKAAIRPNTKVFFFETPANPTMDVVDIAAVCALAKSHGICSVVDNAFATSALQRPLEHGADVVAYAATKLMDGQGRVLAGAVCGSAEFINGTLLPFQRNTGPTLSPFNAWIVLKGLETLELRAIRQAENALEVARFLEGRVPVLNFPGLPSHPQHELVKRQMRMAGSIFSFEVEGGRKAAHGLLDALELVDISNNIGDSKSLMTHPASTTHSSLKPEVRADMGVSEGMLRISVGLEDPQDVIEDLDQALRAIGL, encoded by the coding sequence ATGAAGCGCGATACCGGACAGAACCGCTCGATCACCGCAAAATGGCGGCAGGCCACCCGAGCCGTGCGGGGCGGCACCTGGCGCAGCGAGCAGGGCGAAACCAGCGAGGCCATCTTCATGACCTCGGGCTACAGCTATGACGATGCCCATACGCCCGCCGCGCGCTTTGCCGGCGAACTGCCGGGGATGACCTATTCGCGCACGCAGAACCCTTCGGTCCAGATGCTGGAGGAACGCATCGCGCTGATGGAGGGGGCAGAAGCCTGTCGCGTGCAGGCATCGGGCATGGCGGCGATGTCCACTGCCATGCTGTGCCAGCTTTCCGTGGGCGATCACATGGTGGTTGCCCGCGCCGCCTTCGGCCCGACGCGCTGGGTGACGGACAACCTGCTGCCGCGCTTCGGCATCGAATGCACGGCCGTGGACGGGCGCGATCTCGATCAGTGGAAAGCGGCGATACGGCCCAACACCAAGGTTTTCTTCTTCGAAACCCCGGCCAACCCGACGATGGACGTGGTCGATATCGCCGCGGTCTGCGCGCTGGCGAAAAGCCATGGCATCTGTTCGGTGGTGGACAATGCCTTTGCCACCTCGGCCCTGCAGCGCCCGCTTGAACACGGTGCCGATGTCGTCGCCTATGCCGCCACGAAGCTGATGGACGGGCAGGGGCGCGTGCTCGCCGGTGCGGTCTGCGGCTCGGCTGAATTCATCAACGGCACCCTGCTGCCGTTCCAGCGCAACACCGGGCCGACCCTTTCGCCGTTCAATGCCTGGATCGTGCTGAAGGGCCTGGAAACGCTGGAGCTGCGCGCTATCCGCCAAGCCGAAAACGCGCTGGAAGTGGCTCGCTTCCTTGAAGGGCGGGTGCCGGTGCTCAACTTCCCCGGCCTGCCCAGCCACCCGCAGCACGAACTGGTAAAGCGCCAGATGCGCATGGCGGGATCGATCTTCTCGTTCGAGGTCGAAGGCGGGCGCAAGGCCGCCCATGGCCTGCTCGATGCGCTGGAACTGGTCGATATCTCCAACAACATCGGCGATTCGAAATCGCTGATGACGCATCCGGCATCGACGACCCATTCCAGCCTCAAGCCGGAAGTGCGCGCCGACATGGGCGTGAGCGAGGGGATGCTGCGCATCTCCGTCGGCCTTGAAGACCCGCAGGACGTGATCGAGGATCTCGACCAGGCGCTGAGGGCGATCGGGCTCTAG
- a CDS encoding TonB-dependent receptor: protein MTSRIFAARPLATGFALAAVLAISPARAEEASEGLPQPRPEGSRTTTYRPDYFAQYAPSNALDIVRRVPGFVLEETNTGVRGFSGAAGNVVVNGARPSSKAESLSAMLQRIPARRVLRVEVAPGDLYGSDYAGKSQVLNVVLSREGGLDGNVKVSGTRLHDGTLFGNVEASALIRTGSSSFNLSAGTGRGGNVEVGYDDILRASDGTRLEFRDKVNDIDSKDPFLAASWSNEGGTNRSAHLNLRYAPSKFRLFQTNHVTPLGGPERDDRLTQDYRNTGYEIGGDITRPLAGGAVKFVALANRRDRDNFDSSYNRVAGTTTGGFEQSQKARYDEVLGRLSWSHPSVLGFSAEAGTELAYNRLENQTELYLIGTGGTRNRIDLPIDFATVDEVRSETYLNLGRPLAAGLRLDTTLAYETSRLTVGGDTSARRVVRFFKPGMTLDWKGKGGWQVQASLRREAAQLDFYDFISSAELANGRVNGGNADLMPQSSWEARLTVQRPVLGRGLVKLELGHDWVSQLQDRILTAEGFDAPGNLGNGTRRFARMTFDAPLDQLGLRATRIKIEGGLEHTEVRDPLTGKTRGWSTDRPHWNANVELRRDLSQWSYGASLFHRSKFTFYRTDEIDDLFNSGVFATAFAEYRPDAHTTVRLDIDNLLNTAGQRMRTFYLPNRTAALPAITEFRHRNSHLSFTLSINRTFGGTGAASG, encoded by the coding sequence ATGACATCCCGGATATTTGCGGCGCGCCCGCTGGCCACCGGATTCGCCCTTGCAGCCGTGCTGGCGATCAGCCCCGCCCGGGCCGAGGAGGCTTCGGAAGGCCTGCCCCAGCCACGGCCCGAAGGCAGCCGCACGACCACCTACCGGCCCGATTATTTCGCCCAGTATGCCCCGTCCAATGCGCTCGACATCGTGCGCCGCGTCCCCGGCTTCGTTCTGGAAGAGACGAACACCGGGGTGCGCGGCTTTTCGGGCGCGGCGGGCAACGTGGTGGTCAATGGTGCGCGCCCAAGCTCCAAGGCGGAATCGCTGTCGGCCATGTTGCAACGCATCCCGGCACGCCGGGTGCTGCGGGTCGAAGTGGCGCCGGGCGATCTGTACGGGTCCGACTATGCCGGCAAGAGCCAGGTGCTCAATGTCGTGCTGAGCCGCGAGGGCGGGCTGGACGGCAACGTCAAGGTCAGCGGCACGCGCCTGCATGACGGCACGCTGTTCGGCAATGTCGAGGCATCGGCGCTGATCCGTACCGGGTCATCCAGCTTCAACCTGTCCGCCGGCACCGGGCGGGGCGGCAATGTCGAGGTGGGCTATGACGATATCCTGCGCGCCAGCGACGGAACCCGGCTGGAGTTCCGCGACAAGGTCAACGATATCGATTCGAAAGACCCTTTCCTGGCGGCAAGCTGGTCCAACGAAGGCGGCACGAACCGGTCTGCACACCTCAACCTGCGTTATGCGCCCAGCAAGTTCCGCCTGTTCCAGACCAACCACGTCACCCCGCTCGGCGGACCGGAGCGCGACGACCGCCTGACGCAGGACTATCGCAACACCGGCTACGAGATCGGCGGCGACATCACCCGTCCGCTTGCCGGCGGGGCGGTAAAGTTTGTCGCCCTGGCCAACCGCCGCGATCGCGACAACTTCGATTCAAGCTACAACCGGGTCGCCGGCACGACGACCGGCGGCTTCGAACAGAGCCAGAAGGCCCGCTATGACGAAGTGCTGGGGCGCCTCAGCTGGTCGCACCCTTCCGTGCTGGGATTCTCGGCCGAGGCGGGGACCGAGCTTGCCTACAACCGGCTGGAAAACCAGACCGAGCTCTACCTGATCGGCACCGGCGGCACACGCAACCGCATCGACCTGCCGATCGATTTCGCCACGGTGGACGAGGTCCGCTCGGAAACCTACCTCAACCTTGGCCGGCCGCTCGCTGCCGGGCTGCGGCTCGATACGACGCTGGCCTATGAGACTTCGCGCCTGACGGTCGGCGGCGACACGTCGGCCCGGCGCGTCGTGCGCTTCTTCAAGCCGGGCATGACGCTGGACTGGAAGGGCAAGGGCGGCTGGCAAGTCCAGGCTTCGCTGCGGCGCGAGGCGGCACAGCTCGATTTCTACGATTTCATTTCCTCGGCAGAACTGGCCAACGGCCGGGTCAACGGTGGCAATGCCGACCTGATGCCGCAGAGCAGCTGGGAAGCACGGCTGACGGTGCAGAGACCGGTGCTGGGCCGCGGTCTCGTCAAGCTGGAACTGGGGCACGATTGGGTAAGCCAGTTGCAGGATCGCATCCTCACGGCCGAAGGTTTCGATGCGCCGGGCAACCTTGGCAACGGCACGCGCCGCTTCGCCCGGATGACCTTCGATGCGCCGCTCGACCAGCTGGGCCTCAGGGCAACGCGGATCAAGATCGAGGGAGGCCTGGAGCATACCGAGGTGCGCGATCCGCTGACCGGCAAGACCCGCGGCTGGAGCACCGACCGCCCGCACTGGAACGCCAATGTGGAGCTGCGCCGCGATCTTTCGCAATGGTCCTATGGCGCCAGCCTGTTCCACCGGTCAAAGTTCACCTTCTACCGCACGGACGAGATCGACGACCTGTTCAACAGCGGCGTTTTCGCCACGGCCTTTGCCGAATACCGGCCCGATGCGCACACGACGGTGCGGCTCGATATCGATAACCTGCTGAACACGGCGGGCCAGCGGATGCGCACCTTCTACCTGCCGAACCGTACCGCCGCGCTGCCGGCGATAACCGAGTTCCGCCATCGCAACAGCCACTTGTCCTTCACCCTGTCGATCAACCGCACCTTCGGCGGGACCGGCGCAGCCAGCGGCTGA
- a CDS encoding NADH:flavin oxidoreductase has product MTDPYAPLTFPRGPAMLNRFMLAPLTNKQSHADGTLSDEEFHWLTLRAQGGFGLVMTCAAHVQKEGQGFAGQLGIWSDDHLPGLARLAQGIRDGGALSSVQLHHAGLRSPQELIGEVPQGPFAEPDNGRALTTAEVGQLRDDFIAAAQRAEKAGFDGVEIHGAHGYVLCQFLDPANNRREDGYGGSYEGRTRIFREIIAGIRAATGPQFQLGLRLSAERFNIDFAEAKTLAAELMAGGELDYLDMSLWDCFNQPADPAHAGKSLIAHFAELPRGATRLGVAGKIMDMDKVRACLAEGVDFVLLGRAAILNHDFPNRGRADAGFGPTPTPVTRDHLRREGLSEGFIDYFATFPGYVAA; this is encoded by the coding sequence ATGACCGATCCCTACGCTCCCCTCACCTTCCCGCGCGGCCCGGCCATGCTCAACCGCTTCATGCTGGCCCCGCTGACCAACAAGCAGAGCCACGCCGACGGGACGCTTTCGGACGAGGAGTTCCACTGGCTGACCTTGCGGGCGCAAGGCGGTTTCGGACTGGTGATGACCTGCGCCGCCCACGTCCAGAAGGAAGGCCAGGGATTTGCCGGGCAGCTCGGCATCTGGTCGGACGATCACCTGCCCGGACTGGCCCGGCTGGCGCAAGGCATCCGCGATGGCGGCGCGCTGTCCTCGGTCCAGCTGCACCATGCCGGCTTGCGCAGCCCGCAGGAACTGATCGGCGAGGTTCCGCAAGGACCCTTTGCCGAACCGGACAACGGCCGGGCGCTGACCACCGCCGAGGTCGGGCAACTGCGCGACGATTTCATCGCCGCCGCCCAGCGCGCCGAGAAGGCCGGCTTCGACGGTGTCGAGATCCACGGCGCGCATGGCTATGTGCTGTGCCAGTTCCTCGATCCCGCGAACAACCGGCGCGAGGACGGCTATGGCGGCAGCTACGAGGGCCGCACCCGCATCTTCCGCGAGATCATCGCCGGCATCCGGGCTGCGACGGGTCCGCAGTTCCAGCTTGGCCTGCGCCTGTCAGCCGAACGCTTCAACATCGATTTTGCCGAGGCGAAGACGCTGGCCGCCGAACTCATGGCGGGTGGCGAGCTCGACTATCTCGACATGTCGCTGTGGGATTGCTTCAACCAGCCGGCCGATCCTGCCCATGCCGGCAAGAGCCTGATCGCGCACTTTGCCGAACTGCCGCGCGGGGCGACGCGGCTCGGTGTCGCCGGCAAGATCATGGACATGGACAAGGTTCGCGCCTGCCTTGCCGAAGGGGTCGATTTTGTCCTGCTGGGCCGCGCGGCGATCCTCAACCACGATTTCCCCAACCGCGGGCGCGCCGATGCGGGCTTTGGCCCCACGCCGACGCCGGTAACGCGCGATCACCTGCGGCGCGAAGGCCTGTCCGAAGGGTTCATCGACTACTTCGCAACCTTCCCCGGCTACGTCGCGGCCTGA
- a CDS encoding glycosyltransferase family 2 protein produces MTEAKPLELAVVLPTYNESKNIPGMVERLDKALQGIAWEVVIVDDNSPDGTADVARKLALADPRVRCIQRIGRRGLASAAIEGMCSTAAPIVAVMDADHQHDPELLPQMLAAVQSGEYDLAYASRFAEGASTEEWGRPDRVKASGFANRIANKVTGVELSDPMSGYFMLKADVLRADAHRLSGVGFKILLDILATVERPLRVKELPMNFAARADGESKLDQTVVFEFLVGLYDKWLGRIIPTRFALFGTVGALGVFVQLGALWVMLHLVFGERFVYGNWSESTTFNVANTVAAVVAMTFNFVLNNELTYSDKRLRGFFPLLKGWAQFALTCAAGLLTNIGSAHVLKTMIGVPAFVAVIAGIILGSVWNFALSSKFVWGKY; encoded by the coding sequence ATGACGGAAGCCAAGCCCCTCGAACTCGCGGTCGTCCTGCCGACCTATAACGAGTCCAAGAACATCCCCGGCATGGTCGAGAGGCTGGACAAGGCGCTGCAGGGCATCGCGTGGGAAGTGGTCATCGTCGATGACAACAGCCCCGATGGCACGGCCGATGTCGCCCGCAAGCTGGCACTGGCCGATCCGCGCGTGCGCTGCATCCAGCGCATCGGCCGGCGCGGCCTGGCCTCTGCCGCGATCGAGGGCATGTGCTCCACCGCCGCGCCGATCGTTGCGGTGATGGATGCCGATCACCAGCATGATCCCGAACTGCTGCCGCAGATGCTGGCAGCGGTGCAGTCTGGCGAGTACGACCTCGCCTATGCCTCGCGCTTTGCCGAAGGGGCGAGCACCGAGGAATGGGGCCGGCCGGACCGCGTCAAGGCATCGGGTTTTGCCAACCGCATCGCCAACAAGGTCACCGGCGTCGAACTGTCCGACCCGATGAGCGGCTATTTCATGCTCAAGGCCGATGTGCTGCGGGCAGACGCGCACCGGCTTTCGGGCGTCGGCTTCAAGATCCTGCTCGATATCCTGGCCACGGTGGAACGCCCGCTTCGGGTGAAGGAACTGCCGATGAACTTCGCCGCCCGTGCGGACGGAGAATCGAAGCTGGACCAGACCGTGGTCTTCGAATTCCTTGTCGGCCTTTACGACAAGTGGCTCGGCCGCATCATTCCCACGCGCTTCGCGCTGTTCGGCACCGTGGGTGCACTGGGCGTCTTCGTGCAGCTTGGTGCGCTGTGGGTGATGCTCCACCTCGTCTTCGGCGAACGGTTCGTTTACGGCAACTGGTCTGAATCGACCACGTTCAACGTGGCCAACACGGTTGCCGCCGTCGTCGCGATGACCTTCAACTTCGTGCTGAACAACGAACTGACCTATTCCGACAAGCGCCTGCGCGGCTTCTTCCCGCTGCTCAAGGGCTGGGCGCAGTTCGCGCTGACCTGTGCGGCGGGCCTGCTGACCAACATCGGTTCGGCCCATGTGCTGAAGACCATGATCGGCGTCCCCGCCTTTGTCGCGGTGATCGCCGGGATCATTCTGGGCTCGGTGTGGAACTTCGCGCTTTCGTCGAAATTCGTCTGGGGCAAGTACTGA